Genomic DNA from alpha proteobacterium U9-1i:
AGGAGGCGCCCCGGCTTCGGCCGGGGCGCTTTCTTTTTGGGCATGTCATCCCGGCCGACCGAAGGGAGAGCCGGGACCCAGGGATCATAGGGGCTCGTCGTTTGCCCCTGGGTCCCGGATCACGCTCCGCGTGTCCGGGATGACGCAACTGAGGCGCCTCGCGTTCCGCCCTTTCGGCCTGCTATAGCCAGCCCGATGATCGAGACCACCTTCAACCCGAAAGCCGTCGAGCCCGTCTGGAGCGAGGCGTGGGAAAAGTCCGGCGCGTTCCAGCCGCGCAAGGACGCGAACGCCGAGCCGTTCTGCATCGTGATCCCGCCGCCGAACGTGACTGGCTCGCTGCATATTGGCCACGCGCTCAACAACACGCTGCAGGACGTGCTGGCGCGGTTCGAGCGGCTGCGCGGCAAGAGCGTGCTGTGGCAGCCGGGCATGGATCACGCCGGCATCGCCACGCAAATGGTGGTGGAGCGTCAGCTCGCCGAAGCCGGCGGCAATGAAAGCCGGCGCTCGCTTGGGCGCGAGGAATTCATCAAGCGCGTCTGGTCGTGGAAGGAAACCTCCGGCAGCCGCATCTTCGAGCAGCTTCGCCGCCTGGGCGCGTCAGCCGATTGGTCGCGCGAGCGCTTCACGATGGACGAAGGCTTGTCAGCCGCGGTGTTGAAAGTGTTCGTGCAGCTCCACAAGGAAGGGCTGATCTACAAAGATAAGCGCCTCGTGAATTGGGATCCGCATTTCGAGACGGCGATTTCCGATCTCGAGGTCGAGAACCGCGATGTCGCAGGCCATTTCTGGCATTTCAAATATCCGCTTGAGAAGGGCGAGACGTATCAGTTTCCGATCGCGCACGACGAAGCCGGCAATCCCACCGAATGGGAAACGCGGAATTACATCGCGATCGCGACGACGCGGCCGGAGACGATGCTGGGCGACGGCGCGGTGGCGGTGCATCCTAGCGATACGCGTTACGCGCCAATCGTCGGCAAGAAGGTGCTGCTGCCTTTGGCGGATCGCTACATTCCGATCATCACCGATGAATATCCCGATCCAGCGTTTGGCTCAGGTGCGGTGAAGATCACGGGTGCGCATGATTTCAACGATTACAAGGTCGCGCGAGCTCACAACATTCCGCTCTACATTCTGATGGACACTAAAGGCCGCATGGCCGATGCGGAGCACGTTCCGGCGAAGTATCGCGGGCTCGATCGGTTTGAAGCGCGCAAGCAGGTTGTGGCCGACATCGACGCGATCGGCTTGCTCGATCGCGTCGAGGACAAGAAGATTTCGCAGCCGTTCGGCGATCGCTCGAATGTCGTGATCGAGCCGATGCTGACGGACCAATGGTACGTCAACGCCGGTGAGCTGGCGAAGAGCGCCATTGCGGCGGTGGAAACCGGCAAGACCAAGTTCACGCCGGAAGCGTGGACGAAGACCTACTTCCAATGGATGCGCAACATCGAACCGTGGTGCATCTCGCGCCAGCTTTGGTGGGGCCATCGCATTCCGGCGTGGTACGGGCCGGACGGGCATACTTTCGTCGAGGAAAGCGAAGCCGCAGCGAAAACGACGGCGCGTAAGCATTACGGCAAGGACGTCGCGCTTCGTCAGGACGAAGACGTGCTCGACACGTGGTTCTCGTCCGGCCTGTGGCCGTTCTCGACGCTGGGCTGGCCGCAGAAGACGCCGGAGCTGAAGCGCTTCTACCCCACCTCCATTCTCGTCACCGCGCACGACATCATCTTCTTCTGGGTGGCGCGGATGATGATGCTGGGGCTGCACTTCATGAAGGATGTGCCGTTTCACGAGGTCTACATTCACGCTTTGGTGCGCGATGCGTCCGGCGCGAAAATGTCCAAGTCCAAGGGCAACGTGCTCGATCCGCTCGATCTGGTGGACAAGTTTGGCGCCGATGCGTTGCGCTTCACATTGGCGGCGATGGCGGCGCAAGGGCGCGACATCAAGCTGAGCGAACAGCGCATCGAAGGCTATCGCAATTTCGGCACCAAGCTTTGGAACGCCGCGCGCTTCGCGCAGATGAACGAATGCGCGGTGTGGGATCAGTTCGATCCGCGCTCGCCGCAGCAGACGGTCAATCGCTGGATTGTTGGCGAGACGGCGAAGGCGCTGGCGGCGGTGACGAGCGAGCTTGAAGCGCGGCGCTTCAACGAAGCGGCGGGCGCGCTCTATAAGTTTGTCTGGAACGTCTATTGCGATTGGTATCTGGAATTCATCAAGCCGTTGCTCAACGGCGAGGATGAAGCCGCTAAAACCGAAACGCGGCGTACGGCGGCGTGGGTGCTCGATCAGATTTTGATCATGCTGCACCCGTTCATGCCGTTCATCACCGAAGAATTGTGGGCGCGGACTGGTGAGTATGGCCACAAACGCGAAGGGATGTTGATCAGCCACGACTGGCCGCACCTGCCGATGAACCTGGTGGATGCGGAGGCCGAGGCGGAGATCGACTGGATGGTGCGCCTCATCGAAGAGACGCGCTCTACCCGCTCGGAACTCAACGTGCCGGCAGGCGCGAAAATCCCGCTCTTGCTGATCGGCGCGGATCAGGCCGTCGAAACGCGGCTGGAGCGCTATCAGAATCTGATCGACCGCATGGCGCGGCTTGAGTATTCGACCAGCGCGGCGACGGCGCCCAAGGGCTCGGTGACGTTCGTGCTCGATGGCGCGACGGTGGCGCTGCCGCTTGAAGGGGTGGTCGATCTACCGGCAGAAGCGGCGCGGCTGAAGAAAGAAATCGCCAAGATCGAGGGCGAACTGAAGAAAATGGACGCGAAGCTCGGTAACGCCGATTTCGTGCGCAAAGCGCCGGAGGAGGTCGTTGAGGAGTTGCGCGAACGGCGCGAGAGCGAGGGCGCTTCGCTTACCAAGCTTTCGCACGCGCTGGCGCAGATCGGCGGCTGATGCATATTTTCGTCACCGGCGCGTCGGGCTTCGTGGGCGGAGCAGCGACCAAGGCGCTGGTAGCGAAGGGGCATCTCGTAAGCGCGATGTCGCGCTCGGCAAAATCCGACGCGACGATCACAGCACTCGGCGGCGCGCCGGTGCGGTGCGATCTGGAAGACGTGACGCCGGCGCATGTGGCGGGCGCGGATGTGGCGCTGCATTGCGCGGCGTTCGTGGAACAATGGGGCCCTCCGGACGCGTGGAAGCGTTTCAATGTTGACGGCACGGCGCGGATGCTGGCGGCGGCGCGCGAGGGCCATGCCAAGCGTTTCATTCATATCGGCACGGAAGCGGCGCTCTTCCACGGCCAACACTTGCGCGGCGTGGATGAGAGCTACCCGCTCGCGCCGAACTCGCCCTATCCTTACTCTGCGACCAAGGCGCAGGCCGAAATCATCGTGCGCGAAGCGAATGCGCCGAATTTTGAGACGATCGCGCTGCGTCCGCGTTTCATCTGGGGGCCGGGCGATACGACGTTGCTGCCGCTGATCGAGCACATGGCGAAGAGCGGCCAATGGGCCTGGGTCGGCGGCGGCGCCAATCGCACGTCAACGACGCACATCTTCAATCTGGTTCACGCGATTGAACTGGCGCTGACGCAGGGCCGTGGCGGCGAGGCGTATTTCATTCTCGATGACGGCGTGCGGACGATGAAGGAGATGATCTCCGGCATGGCCGCCGTGCGCGGGATTTCGTTGCCGGACAAGTCGCTGCCGGTGTGGCTGGCTGATGGCGTTGGCGCGACGTGCGAAACGCTGTGGCGGACGTTTTCGCTCAAGGGCGAGCCGCCGCTGACGCGGTTCTCGGCCATGATCATGTCGCGCGAGAGCGTGCTGAGCGACGCGAAGGCGCGCGCGGAGCTGGGCTACAGGCCAGTGATTTCGGTGGAGGACGGATGGGCGGCGTTGGCGAAGGCAGCGTGAGCGTCGAAACGGCGCCGCAGACACTCGATCTCGCCGCGCTCGATGATGCGATGTTCGACCGGCTGTACGCCGATCGCATCGGGCCGTGCTTTCGCGAGCATGAGGGCGCGCGCATCGCGGCGGTGGCGACGTTCAAGCAGCGTGGATTGATCGCGGCGGGCGGCGTGCTGGGTGTCGCAATCGTCGGTGGGCTTGTGTTCAGCGATGCGGGCGTCGGGTTGGTGATCGGCTTCATGGCCGCGATTGTCGCGGGAATTTGGGCGTATCAGCCGCTCGCGCAGGTCGGCGAGAAGGTGAAGCAGGCCTATTGTTCGGCGATCGCGGAATCCATGGGCGCCGTTTTCGTGATGGGCAGCTTCGGGCCGCCGGCGTTCGATCGGATCAAGGAGCTGCGGCTCGTGCCAGGATTTGCGCGGTCGAAGTTCGAGGATTGCTTCAAGGGAACATACAAGGAGTGCTCGTTCGATCTTTACGAGGCGCATCTCGAACAACGCACTACCGATTCAAAAGGGCGCACGCGCTATTCGACGGTGTTTCGCGGCCAGCTTGTGCGGATGCATTTCCCACGCAACTTTCTGGGCGTGACCATCGTGCGGCGCGACGCGGGCGTGTTCAACGCGTTCGGCGGCGGGGAAGGCTTGAAGAAGGTAGGGCTCGAGGATCCGAAGTTCGAGAAGGCGTTCGAGGTTTGGGGCAGCGATCAGGTGGAGGCGCGCTATCTGTTGCACCCGGTGTTGATGCAGCGCCTGCTCGATCTGGAAACGGTGCTGAAAGGCAAGCGTCTGCGTTGCGCATTCGAGGGCGGCGAGCTCTTGGTGGCGGTTGAAGGCGGGAACCTGTTCGAGCCGGGCGATCTGTTCAAGACATTCGACGATCCGGCGCGCGCGCGGCGCATCGTGGATGACATCGCCGGGGTTGTGCGGGTTATGGATCAAGTGCTCGGCGCGCAGGCGTTGCGTCGGTGAACGCCGATTGGCACGCTTGGGCGCCGATTGATCCCTCGGCGTTCTTTCCGTTTCTCATCGCCGTTGCGCTCATTGAACTGACGCCTGGCCCCAACATGGGCTATCTGGCCGCACTTTCAGCGGCGCAAGGACGTGTGGCCGGTTTCCGCGCCGTGCTGGGCGTGACGCTCGGCTTGGCGGCGTACATGCTGCTGGCGGTGTTTGGGGTTGCGGAGCTCATCGCCACTGCGCCGCTTGTGTACGGGGCTCTGCGTTGGTCGGGCGTTTTGTTCTTGCTCTACCTTGCGCTGGAAGCTTGGCGAGGCGCTGGCGAGACATCGCCGGGACACGCGCGCCCCGCGGACGACGCGCCGTTCTGGCGTGGCCTGATCGCCAATCTCCTAAACCCGAAAGCGGCGGTCTTTTACGTGACCTTGTTGCCCGGCTTTATTGCCGAGGATCACGCGCCATTTTGGGTGCAGGCGTTGGTGTTGGGGTGCGTGCATCTGATCGTGAGTTTCCTCGTCCATACGACGATCGTGCTGGGTGCGGCGCGCCTTGGCGCGGTCGCGGCGGCGCCCGCGCGTGCGATTCTGTTGCGCAGGGCGATGGCGGTGGCCATCGTTTTGATTGCGCTGTGGCTCGCTTGGGAAACGCGCGCCGCCTAGGCGCTTAAATCAACGATCGCCCCGCGCCCGCCTTCATCGCCGATGGCGATCTGCATGCCGTCGGCGCTCCAGGCGAGCGCGGTGACGGGGCCTTCGCCGGCTTCATCGAGCTCAATGATCACTTGATCGGCGATGCGTACCGCGACCGCCGCCCCATCTTCGTAGCCGATGGCGAGAATGTCTTCGCTCGGGTGAAACGCGACTTGGGTGACGAGCGGTTCGCGCCGGCCGATCAGCAGCGGCTCCTTGCCTTGCGGGCCGAGCTTGCCGACGAACGGCCACACCACAGCGCAATCGGCGCCGGAGGTGGCGAGCAGGCGCGCGCTTTTGTTCCAGGAGAACGATCGCGTCTTGACGGCATAGCCGGTCATGCGCAGATCAGTTTTCTCCGGCATGCGCCAGCCGTGGAGAGAATTTTCCTGCATGCCGGTGAGCACGTATTCGGCGTCGGGCGAGATCGTCACCGCGAGGTGCGAGCCGGCCCAATTGAGCGCGACGCCCTTGTCGTCGGCCATGAGCGCGTAGCGGAGCGTGACGCCGTTATAGTGGCTCACCGCGAGGCGGCGGCCTTTGGCGTCGAGCGCGAGGCCGCCGACGCTAGTCGGGTGCGTGAAGCGATGGGCTTCCTTGCCGGCTTTGAGGACGATGGCTTCTTTGCCCGATGCGGTGACGATGATGTTCGTCGCGGCATTGGCGACGACGTGCTCGAACCATTTGCCGCGCGTTTCCAGCAGCGTTTCCACCGCGCCGCCGTCCCCGAGCACGCAGAGTTTGCCGTCATCACCGCCGGTGACGAGGCGTTTTTTGTCTGGGTGGACGCAAGCGCTGAGGATCGCGCCGTCATGAACCTGTGTGCGTTCACCGGCGCCTTCGAGCGTGGCCGTTTGTACGGCGCCATCGCCAAGCGCGAACAGAGCCGCGCCGCCAATCCAATGCACGCTCGTCGCGGGCGCGCCGAGCGCGAGGCGGCGGCCTTTTTCGTAGACGCGCACGCTCACGCCGCGCACGCCGCGAAGCTGGCTTCGAGTTCGGCGCGGTCGAGGTTCTTGCCGATGAACACGAGGCGCGAGACGCGAGGTTCATCCGCGCGCCAGTCGCGCTGGGTATCCCCTTCCAGGATCATGTGCACGCCTTGCAGCACGAAACGCTTCGGCTCGTTGGGGAAAGCGATGATGCCCTTGAGGCGAAGGAGATCAGGCCCGCGCTCCTGCGTGTAGGTGTTGAGCCAGGGCAGGAGCTTTTCGGGATTGATCGGCTTGTCTGTCGAGAGCGAGACGCTGGTGATGCCGGCGGCGGCGACGTGGTCGTGGGCGTGATCGTGGTGATGATGGTGGTCATGATCGTGATGATCATGGTCGTGGTGGTGATCGCAGCTGGTGTCGCAATCATGGTCCGGCAGGAAATGCGGATCGATTTCGGTGACGCGATCGAGGTCGAAGGCGGCGAGGCCCATGATTTTGTCGAGGGCGATGTCGCCGCGCGTCATGCGATGCACGCGGGCTGTTGGATTGAGCGCGCGGATGCGGCGCTCGATGGCTGCGAGATCGTCCTTGGAGACGAGATCGGTCTTGTTCAGCAGCACGACGTCCGCGAAAGCGATCTGCTCCACCGCTTCTTCTGAATCCTCCAACCGCTTCGGCAGGTTCAAAGCGTCCGCAACGGTAACGATCGCGTCGAGCTGAGTCTTCTTCTTCACGTCCTCGTCGACGAAGAAGGTCTGCGCGACCGGCGCCGGTTTCGCCAGGCCGGTGGTTTCCACCAGGATCGCGTCGAAGCGGCCTTTGCGCTTCATCAGGCCTTCGATGACGCGGATGAGGTCGCCGCGCACGGTGCAGCAGACGCAGCCATTGTTCATCTCAAACACCTCTTCGTCGGCGCCGACGATGAGGTCGTTATCGATGCCGATCTCGCCGAACTCATTGACGATGACGGCGTATTTCTTGCCGTGCTGTTCTGTGAGTATCCGGTTCAGCAGCGTGGTTTTGCCCGCGCCGAGGAAGCCGGTGATGACAGTAACGGGGACGGGAGCGGTCATTGATACCTCTTGGGGGGCATAGATAGCTATTTCCGGCGCCGGTTCCAGCCGGCTAGATTGCGTCAAAATCCGAGGGGATTGCGATGAGTGGCTGGCTGCGCTGGACGTTTCT
This window encodes:
- a CDS encoding valyl-tRNA synthetase, coding for MIETTFNPKAVEPVWSEAWEKSGAFQPRKDANAEPFCIVIPPPNVTGSLHIGHALNNTLQDVLARFERLRGKSVLWQPGMDHAGIATQMVVERQLAEAGGNESRRSLGREEFIKRVWSWKETSGSRIFEQLRRLGASADWSRERFTMDEGLSAAVLKVFVQLHKEGLIYKDKRLVNWDPHFETAISDLEVENRDVAGHFWHFKYPLEKGETYQFPIAHDEAGNPTEWETRNYIAIATTRPETMLGDGAVAVHPSDTRYAPIVGKKVLLPLADRYIPIITDEYPDPAFGSGAVKITGAHDFNDYKVARAHNIPLYILMDTKGRMADAEHVPAKYRGLDRFEARKQVVADIDAIGLLDRVEDKKISQPFGDRSNVVIEPMLTDQWYVNAGELAKSAIAAVETGKTKFTPEAWTKTYFQWMRNIEPWCISRQLWWGHRIPAWYGPDGHTFVEESEAAAKTTARKHYGKDVALRQDEDVLDTWFSSGLWPFSTLGWPQKTPELKRFYPTSILVTAHDIIFFWVARMMMLGLHFMKDVPFHEVYIHALVRDASGAKMSKSKGNVLDPLDLVDKFGADALRFTLAAMAAQGRDIKLSEQRIEGYRNFGTKLWNAARFAQMNECAVWDQFDPRSPQQTVNRWIVGETAKALAAVTSELEARRFNEAAGALYKFVWNVYCDWYLEFIKPLLNGEDEAAKTETRRTAAWVLDQILIMLHPFMPFITEELWARTGEYGHKREGMLISHDWPHLPMNLVDAEAEAEIDWMVRLIEETRSTRSELNVPAGAKIPLLLIGADQAVETRLERYQNLIDRMARLEYSTSAATAPKGSVTFVLDGATVALPLEGVVDLPAEAARLKKEIAKIEGELKKMDAKLGNADFVRKAPEEVVEELRERRESEGASLTKLSHALAQIGG
- a CDS encoding putative metal chaperone (involved in Zn homeostasis, GTPase of COG0523 family), which encodes MTAPVPVTVITGFLGAGKTTLLNRILTEQHGKKYAVIVNEFGEIGIDNDLIVGADEEVFEMNNGCVCCTVRGDLIRVIEGLMKRKGRFDAILVETTGLAKPAPVAQTFFVDEDVKKKTQLDAIVTVADALNLPKRLEDSEEAVEQIAFADVVLLNKTDLVSKDDLAAIERRIRALNPTARVHRMTRGDIALDKIMGLAAFDLDRVTEIDPHFLPDHDCDTSCDHHHDHDHHDHDHHHHHDHAHDHVAAAGITSVSLSTDKPINPEKLLPWLNTYTQERGPDLLRLKGIIAFPNEPKRFVLQGVHMILEGDTQRDWRADEPRVSRLVFIGKNLDRAELEASFAACAA
- a CDS encoding lysine exporter protein, which codes for MNADWHAWAPIDPSAFFPFLIAVALIELTPGPNMGYLAALSAAQGRVAGFRAVLGVTLGLAAYMLLAVFGVAELIATAPLVYGALRWSGVLFLLYLALEAWRGAGETSPGHARPADDAPFWRGLIANLLNPKAAVFYVTLLPGFIAEDHAPFWVQALVLGCVHLIVSFLVHTTIVLGAARLGAVAAAPARAILLRRAMAVAIVLIALWLAWETRAA
- a CDS encoding NAD(P)-dependent steroid dehydrogenase, whose protein sequence is MHIFVTGASGFVGGAATKALVAKGHLVSAMSRSAKSDATITALGGAPVRCDLEDVTPAHVAGADVALHCAAFVEQWGPPDAWKRFNVDGTARMLAAAREGHAKRFIHIGTEAALFHGQHLRGVDESYPLAPNSPYPYSATKAQAEIIVREANAPNFETIALRPRFIWGPGDTTLLPLIEHMAKSGQWAWVGGGANRTSTTHIFNLVHAIELALTQGRGGEAYFILDDGVRTMKEMISGMAAVRGISLPDKSLPVWLADGVGATCETLWRTFSLKGEPPLTRFSAMIMSRESVLSDAKARAELGYRPVISVEDGWAALAKAA
- a CDS encoding possible Galanin gives rise to the protein MGGVGEGSVSVETAPQTLDLAALDDAMFDRLYADRIGPCFREHEGARIAAVATFKQRGLIAAGGVLGVAIVGGLVFSDAGVGLVIGFMAAIVAGIWAYQPLAQVGEKVKQAYCSAIAESMGAVFVMGSFGPPAFDRIKELRLVPGFARSKFEDCFKGTYKECSFDLYEAHLEQRTTDSKGRTRYSTVFRGQLVRMHFPRNFLGVTIVRRDAGVFNAFGGGEGLKKVGLEDPKFEKAFEVWGSDQVEARYLLHPVLMQRLLDLETVLKGKRLRCAFEGGELLVAVEGGNLFEPGDLFKTFDDPARARRIVDDIAGVVRVMDQVLGAQALRR
- a CDS encoding vegetatible incompatibility protein HET-E-1, which encodes MSVRVYEKGRRLALGAPATSVHWIGGAALFALGDGAVQTATLEGAGERTQVHDGAILSACVHPDKKRLVTGGDDGKLCVLGDGGAVETLLETRGKWFEHVVANAATNIIVTASGKEAIVLKAGKEAHRFTHPTSVGGLALDAKGRRLAVSHYNGVTLRYALMADDKGVALNWAGSHLAVTISPDAEYVLTGMQENSLHGWRMPEKTDLRMTGYAVKTRSFSWNKSARLLATSGADCAVVWPFVGKLGPQGKEPLLIGRREPLVTQVAFHPSEDILAIGYEDGAAVAVRIADQVIIELDEAGEGPVTALAWSADGMQIAIGDEGGRGAIVDLSA